A portion of the Physeter macrocephalus isolate SW-GA chromosome 15, ASM283717v5, whole genome shotgun sequence genome contains these proteins:
- the LOC102984526 gene encoding dnaJ homolog subfamily B member 9-like, translated as MNTPRSVFAFETCILMVTGLILASESYYGILGVPKSASECQIKKTFHKLAMKCHPDKNKRPDAEAKFREIEEAYETLSYANRRKEYDTLGHSAFTNGKGQRASGSPSEQSFNFNFDDLFEDFGFFGQNQNTRSKKRFADHFQTRQDGSSRLRHHFQEFSFGGGLFDDMLEDMEKMFSFSGFDTTTN; from the coding sequence ATGAATACTCCCCGGTCAGTTTTCGCCTTTGAAACCTGCATTTTAATGGTAACCGGATTAATTTTGGCCTCAGAAAGTTACTATGGTATCTTAGGTGTGCCAAAGTCAGCATCAGAGTGCCAAATCAAGAAGACCTTTCACAAGTTGGCCATGAAGTGCCATCCTGATAAAAATAAGAGACCTGATGCTGAAGCAAAATTCAGAGAGATTGAAGAAGCATATGAAACACTCTCATATGCTAATAGACGAAAAGAATATGATACACTTGGACATAGTGCTTTTACTAATGGTAAAGGACAAAGAGCTAGTGGAAGTCCTTCTGAGCAGTCATTTAACTTCAATTTTGATGACTTATTTGAagactttggtttttttggtcAAAACCAAAACACTCGGTCCAAGAAGCGTTTTGCAGATCACTTCCAGACACGCCAGGATGGTTCCAGTAGGCTAAGGCACCATTTCCAGGAGTTTTCTTTTGGAGGTGGGTTGTTTGATGACATGcttgaagatatggagaaaatgttttcttttagtggTTTTGACACCACCACAAATTGA